In one bacterium genomic region, the following are encoded:
- the gltA gene encoding NADPH-dependent glutamate synthase, which produces MARITSKKIIAPNTVSLEILSPKIARKRKAGQFVILRAREQAERIPLTIAASDPQRGTIRVIFQMVGHSTLELGQLPEGGEVWDVAGPLGQPTHIEKVGAVAAVGGGIGVAVALPIARAMREAGNRVIGVIGARTKELLILEEEMRQACDELHVTTDDGSYGRHGFVTQVLDEVLSAGNPVGQVLAIGPAPMMRAVCDLTRERGVRTLVSLNPIMIDGTGMCGGCRVSVGGETRFACVDGPEFDGHQVDWDTLVNRQRMYIGQEREAREQFAERHPSPEDPCRLEAQIDSLPAEQATAPAAHEPSSAPNAKPWELPRQPMPEQPPAERIRNFREVPHGYTPLQAVAEARRCMQCRKASCSVGKLNRETGAVEGGCPVEVDIPAFIGLIAQGDFQGAARKIKEKNLLPAICGRVCPQEEQCELFCTVGVKGEPIAIGRLERFAADWERSSGQVELPPVAAPTGHRVAVVGSGPAGLTVAGDLVRQGHAVTVFEALHRGGGVLVYGIPEFRLPKEIVRREIQFLERLGVKFEYNSVVGKLDTIDELLGEGGYDAVFVGSGAGAPMFLGIPGENLNGVYSANEYLTRSNLMKAFDSVYDTPIALSRRVAVVGGGNVAMDAARTALRLGAEKVSIIYRRSRKEMPARIEEIHHAEQEGIEFSLLCNPVRVLDDGKGWVSGLECLRMELGEPDESGRRRPVAVPGSEFVVPADTLVVAIGNVPNPLIPQSTPDLKLGRRGTVSADPATGATSKTAVFAGGDIVTGAATVILAMGAGRKAAQAIHQYLAEKKS; this is translated from the coding sequence ATGGCAAGAATCACGAGTAAAAAGATAATCGCACCCAACACGGTCAGCCTGGAAATACTCTCCCCCAAAATCGCCCGCAAGAGAAAAGCCGGACAGTTCGTGATCCTGCGCGCCCGCGAGCAGGCCGAGCGCATCCCGCTCACCATAGCCGCCAGCGACCCGCAGCGCGGCACCATCCGCGTGATATTCCAGATGGTCGGCCATTCGACCCTGGAGCTGGGCCAGTTGCCCGAGGGCGGCGAGGTCTGGGATGTCGCCGGGCCGCTGGGCCAGCCCACGCATATCGAGAAAGTGGGCGCCGTGGCCGCGGTGGGCGGCGGCATCGGCGTGGCCGTGGCCCTGCCCATCGCCCGGGCCATGCGCGAGGCCGGCAACCGGGTGATCGGCGTTATCGGAGCGCGCACCAAAGAGCTGTTGATCCTGGAAGAGGAGATGCGCCAGGCCTGCGATGAGCTGCATGTCACCACGGATGACGGTTCCTACGGACGGCACGGGTTTGTGACCCAGGTGCTGGACGAGGTGCTGAGCGCCGGCAACCCGGTCGGGCAGGTGCTGGCGATAGGACCTGCGCCCATGATGCGCGCGGTGTGCGACCTGACCCGTGAGAGGGGCGTGCGCACCCTGGTCAGCCTCAACCCGATCATGATCGACGGGACCGGGATGTGCGGCGGCTGCCGGGTCTCGGTGGGGGGCGAGACGCGTTTCGCCTGCGTGGACGGGCCGGAGTTCGATGGGCACCAGGTGGACTGGGACACCCTGGTCAACCGTCAGCGCATGTACATCGGCCAGGAGCGGGAGGCGCGCGAACAGTTCGCCGAACGCCACCCCTCGCCGGAGGATCCCTGCCGTCTGGAAGCCCAGATCGACTCCCTGCCCGCGGAGCAGGCGACCGCGCCGGCTGCCCACGAGCCGTCATCGGCCCCGAACGCCAAGCCCTGGGAGCTGCCCCGTCAGCCCATGCCCGAGCAGCCCCCGGCCGAGCGGATCAGGAACTTCCGCGAGGTCCCGCACGGTTACACGCCGCTGCAGGCCGTGGCCGAGGCCCGCCGCTGCATGCAGTGCAGGAAAGCCTCGTGCAGTGTGGGAAAGCTGAACCGCGAAACCGGCGCGGTCGAGGGCGGCTGCCCGGTCGAGGTGGACATCCCGGCCTTCATCGGCCTGATAGCACAGGGCGATTTCCAGGGCGCGGCCCGGAAAATAAAGGAAAAGAACCTTCTGCCGGCGATCTGCGGACGGGTCTGCCCGCAGGAGGAGCAGTGCGAGCTGTTCTGCACGGTGGGGGTCAAGGGCGAGCCGATAGCGATCGGTCGCCTGGAGCGTTTCGCCGCCGACTGGGAGCGCAGCTCCGGCCAGGTGGAGCTTCCGCCTGTCGCCGCTCCCACCGGGCACAGGGTGGCGGTGGTCGGCTCGGGCCCGGCCGGCCTTACCGTGGCCGGCGACCTGGTGCGCCAGGGACACGCGGTCACGGTGTTCGAGGCCCTGCACCGCGGCGGCGGAGTTCTGGTCTACGGCATCCCGGAGTTCCGCCTGCCCAAGGAGATCGTGCGCCGCGAGATACAGTTCCTGGAGCGCCTGGGCGTTAAGTTCGAATACAATTCGGTTGTCGGCAAGCTGGACACCATAGACGAGCTGCTGGGCGAGGGCGGCTACGACGCCGTGTTCGTGGGTTCCGGAGCCGGGGCGCCCATGTTCCTGGGCATCCCGGGCGAGAACCTCAACGGCGTGTACAGCGCCAATGAGTACCTCACCCGCTCCAACCTGATGAAAGCCTTCGACTCTGTCTACGACACGCCCATCGCGCTCTCGCGCCGGGTGGCCGTGGTGGGCGGCGGCAACGTGGCCATGGATGCGGCGCGCACCGCGCTGCGCCTGGGAGCCGAGAAAGTCTCGATAATCTACCGCCGCTCGCGCAAGGAGATGCCGGCCCGGATCGAGGAAATCCACCACGCCGAGCAGGAGGGTATCGAGTTCAGCCTGCTCTGCAACCCGGTGCGGGTGCTGGATGACGGCAAGGGCTGGGTGAGCGGCCTGGAGTGCCTGCGCATGGAGCTGGGCGAGCCGGATGAGTCCGGGCGGCGGAGGCCGGTGGCGGTGCCGGGCTCGGAGTTCGTGGTCCCGGCGGACACGCTGGTGGTGGCGATAGGAAACGTGCCCAATCCATTGATCCCGCAGTCCACGCCCGACCTCAAGCTCGGGCGGCGCGGCACGGTGAGCGCCGACCCGGCCACCGGGGCCACCAGCAAGACAGCAGTGTTCGCCGGGGGGGACATCGTGACCGGCGCGGCCACGGTGATCCTGGCCATGGGCGCGGGACGCAAGGCCGCCCAGGCCATACACCAGTACCTGGCCGAAAAGAAAAGCTGA